The proteins below come from a single Pseudomonas chlororaphis genomic window:
- a CDS encoding lipoprotein, with translation MNNVLKFSALALAAVLATGCSSASKETEARLTATEDAAARAQARADEAYRKADEALAAAQKAQQTADEANERALRMLDKASRK, from the coding sequence ATGAACAACGTTCTGAAATTCTCTGCTTTGGCCCTGGCCGCAGTTCTGGCTACCGGTTGCAGCAGCGCATCGAAAGAAACCGAAGCACGTCTGACTGCTACCGAAGACGCAGCTGCTCGCGCCCAAGCTCGTGCAGACGAAGCTTACCGTAAAGCTGATGAAGCTCTGGCTGCTGCTCAAAAAGCACAACAGACTGCTGACGAAGCTAACGAGCGTGCTCTGCGCATGCTGGACAAAGCTAGCCGCAAGTAA
- a CDS encoding DoxX family protein: protein MSSLINKIMSTRAGYGLTVLRIAVGIIFAAHGSQKLFGLFGGYGLAGTAQWMESIGLTPGYLMATLAGGTEFFAGLALIIGLLTRPAALGLAFLSLVAIFSVHIGNGLFMANNGYEFALALLAGSVAILVEGAGKLSVDRAIAG, encoded by the coding sequence ATGAGCTCGCTGATCAACAAAATAATGTCCACCCGTGCCGGCTACGGCCTGACTGTCCTGCGTATTGCCGTCGGCATCATCTTCGCCGCGCACGGTTCGCAGAAGCTCTTCGGCCTGTTCGGCGGCTACGGCCTGGCTGGCACGGCGCAATGGATGGAAAGCATTGGCCTAACCCCTGGCTACCTGATGGCGACATTGGCCGGCGGTACCGAGTTTTTCGCCGGGCTGGCGCTGATCATCGGCCTGCTGACCCGTCCGGCGGCACTGGGCCTGGCCTTCCTGTCACTGGTGGCGATTTTCTCGGTGCACATTGGTAACGGTTTGTTCATGGCCAACAACGGCTATGAGTTTGCCCTGGCGTTGTTGGCGGGCAGCGTTGCCATCCTGGTCGAAGGCGCTGGCAAACTGTCGGTGGATCGAGCCATCGCCGGCTGA
- a CDS encoding 5'-nucleotidase — MANNIDDKLVLAISSRALFDLSESHKVYLSSGVEAYRQYQIEHEDEVLARGDAFALVEKLLSLNAHLGRARVEVVLVSRNSADTGLRVFNSIGHYGLAISRAAFVGGRSPYPYLKAFGCDLFLSTHAEDVRSALDAGFAAATILSGGASRAASEELRIAFDGDAVLFSDESERVYQAGGLEAFQASERQAAREPLRGGPFKGFLAALNALQREFPEDACPIRTALVTARSAPAHERVIRTLREWDIRLDESLFLGGLTKSAFLEAFAADVFFDDQTGHCELAREVVATGHVPHGISNEVKP, encoded by the coding sequence ATGGCAAACAATATTGACGACAAGCTGGTGCTGGCGATTTCATCGCGGGCGTTGTTCGACCTCAGCGAAAGCCACAAGGTGTACCTGTCCAGTGGCGTCGAGGCCTACCGGCAATACCAGATCGAGCACGAAGATGAAGTCCTGGCGCGGGGAGACGCGTTCGCCCTGGTGGAGAAACTGCTGAGCCTCAATGCGCACCTGGGGCGTGCCCGGGTCGAAGTGGTGCTGGTCTCGCGCAACAGTGCCGACACCGGTCTTCGGGTGTTCAACTCGATTGGTCACTATGGCCTGGCGATCTCGCGTGCCGCGTTCGTCGGCGGCCGGAGTCCTTATCCCTACCTGAAGGCGTTCGGCTGCGACCTGTTCTTGTCCACCCATGCCGAAGACGTGCGCAGTGCCCTTGATGCCGGGTTCGCCGCGGCGACCATTCTCTCCGGCGGTGCCAGCCGCGCCGCCAGCGAGGAATTGCGCATCGCGTTCGACGGCGACGCGGTACTGTTCTCCGATGAGTCGGAGCGCGTTTATCAGGCTGGTGGTCTCGAAGCGTTCCAGGCCAGCGAACGGCAGGCGGCCCGTGAGCCCTTGCGAGGCGGACCGTTCAAGGGCTTCCTGGCCGCGCTCAATGCCCTGCAACGCGAGTTTCCCGAGGACGCTTGCCCGATTCGCACGGCGCTGGTGACGGCCCGTTCGGCACCGGCTCACGAGCGGGTCATCCGAACCTTGCGTGAATGGGATATTCGCCTGGACGAGTCGCTGTTCCTTGGCGGCCTGACCAAGTCGGCATTCCTTGAAGCCTTCGCCGCCGACGTGTTTTTCGACGACCAGACCGGCCACTGCGAATTGGCCCGTGAGGTGGTCGCCACGGGGCATGTCCCCCACGGCATCAGTAACGAGGTGAAGCCCTGA
- a CDS encoding 2-dehydropantoate 2-reductase (catalyzes the formation of 2-dehydropantoate from (R)-pantoate) yields MQAGVKPRIGMIGTGAIGGFYGVMLARAGFDVHFLLRSEFNAVAEGGLQVDSAVHGALALNPVQAYRSAAEMPPCDWLLVGAKTTSNAELAPVIRQAAAPGAKVLLLQNGLDVEEALRPLLPDSLHLLGGLCLICVHRAGPGVITHQALGAVNIGYHIGPCGDQAERMLIVEEAATLFRHAGIDAQAMADLQQARWQKLVWNVPYNGLSVLLGASTTPLMADAASRELIQALMREVVQGAQACGHHIAPGYADYLFAMTEKMPDYWPSMHHDHLHKRALELEAIYARPLAAAKAAGCALPKIEALYQALAFMDRHNR; encoded by the coding sequence ATGCAGGCAGGTGTTAAACCGCGGATCGGCATGATCGGCACCGGGGCCATTGGCGGGTTCTATGGCGTGATGTTGGCGCGTGCCGGTTTTGACGTGCACTTCTTGTTACGCAGTGAGTTCAATGCGGTGGCCGAAGGCGGGTTGCAGGTCGACAGTGCGGTTCATGGCGCACTGGCCCTCAACCCGGTCCAGGCCTACCGCTCGGCGGCCGAGATGCCGCCCTGCGACTGGTTGCTGGTGGGCGCCAAAACCACCAGCAACGCCGAGTTGGCCCCGGTCATCCGCCAGGCGGCTGCGCCCGGGGCAAAGGTCCTGCTATTGCAGAACGGCCTGGATGTCGAGGAGGCGCTGCGCCCCTTGCTGCCCGACTCGCTGCACCTGTTGGGCGGGCTCTGCCTGATCTGTGTTCATCGGGCCGGTCCCGGTGTCATCACCCACCAGGCGCTGGGCGCGGTCAACATCGGTTACCACATCGGTCCGTGCGGCGATCAGGCTGAACGCATGCTGATTGTCGAAGAGGCTGCGACGCTGTTTCGCCATGCCGGCATCGATGCCCAGGCCATGGCCGACCTGCAACAGGCCCGTTGGCAGAAATTGGTGTGGAACGTGCCCTACAACGGTCTCTCGGTGTTGCTGGGGGCCAGCACCACGCCGTTGATGGCCGATGCCGCCAGTCGCGAGCTGATCCAGGCGTTGATGCGCGAAGTGGTGCAGGGGGCCCAGGCCTGCGGTCATCACATCGCACCGGGCTACGCCGACTACCTGTTCGCGATGACCGAGAAGATGCCCGACTATTGGCCGAGCATGCACCACGATCATCTGCATAAACGCGCGCTGGAACTGGAGGCAATCTACGCCCGGCCGTTGGCGGCGGCGAAAGCGGCGGGGTGTGCGCTGCCGAAAATCGAAGCCTTGTACCAGGCGTTGGCGTTCATGGATCGGCATAACCGCTGA
- a CDS encoding universal stress protein UspA — protein MIRSMLYATDLGLYAPYVMQHALALARTFKAELYVVHAVEPMGLFAESVLQSYLDEQALNEFHRQGLNTVMANIEQRVLDSFREELGEGQQDLQLIKSVRVFQGDPSQVILEQAAKLSVDLLIVGSHCQGANGESPLGRTAARVLQLSRVPVYLVPLVQRRRQGEA, from the coding sequence ATGATTCGTTCGATGCTGTACGCCACAGACCTGGGGCTCTACGCCCCTTATGTGATGCAGCATGCCTTGGCGTTGGCACGGACGTTTAAAGCCGAGTTGTATGTGGTGCATGCGGTAGAGCCGATGGGGTTGTTCGCCGAATCGGTGTTGCAAAGCTATCTCGACGAGCAGGCGCTGAACGAATTTCATCGCCAAGGTCTGAATACGGTGATGGCCAACATTGAGCAACGGGTGCTCGACAGTTTTCGCGAGGAGTTGGGCGAAGGGCAGCAGGACTTGCAACTGATCAAGTCGGTCAGGGTTTTCCAGGGGGATCCTTCCCAGGTCATCCTCGAGCAGGCTGCGAAGCTCTCGGTCGATTTGCTGATCGTCGGCAGTCATTGCCAGGGGGCCAATGGAGAAAGCCCCCTGGGCAGGACTGCCGCCCGGGTATTGCAGTTGTCCCGGGTGCCGGTCTACCTCGTGCCGCTGGTGCAGCGTCGACGCCAGGGAGAGGCTTGA
- a CDS encoding transcription elongation factor GreB, with the protein MSRYRPPRTAGTALITPEGEARMRAEFHELWHVRRPQVTQAVSEAAAQGDRSENAEYTYGKKMLREIDSRVRFLTKRLEALKVVSEKPSDPNKVYFGAWVTVEDEEGKASRYRIVGPDELDLKQNLISIDSPLARALIGKALDAEVKVQTPTGEKMVYIVDITYP; encoded by the coding sequence ATGAGCCGCTATCGCCCACCCCGCACCGCCGGTACCGCGCTGATCACCCCCGAGGGTGAAGCGCGGATGCGCGCGGAGTTCCATGAGCTGTGGCATGTGCGCCGCCCCCAGGTGACCCAGGCGGTCAGCGAGGCGGCGGCCCAGGGTGATCGCTCGGAAAATGCCGAGTACACCTACGGCAAGAAAATGCTGCGGGAAATCGACAGTCGCGTGCGCTTTCTCACCAAGCGCCTTGAAGCGCTGAAGGTGGTCAGTGAAAAGCCCAGCGATCCCAACAAGGTGTATTTCGGCGCCTGGGTCACCGTCGAGGACGAGGAAGGCAAGGCGTCGCGCTATCGCATCGTCGGCCCTGACGAACTGGATCTGAAACAGAACCTGATCAGCATCGACTCGCCACTGGCCCGGGCCCTGATTGGCAAGGCCCTGGATGCGGAAGTCAAGGTCCAGACACCGACCGGCGAAAAAATGGTCTATATCGTCGACATCACCTATCCGTAA
- a CDS encoding ErfK/YbiS/YcfS/YnhG family protein, which yields MLPRLPAVARCLSLAALCMAGPVAALELPLPPPGEDIIGQVQVIKAKYEDTFADLGTTYDLGYTEMVAANPGVDPWLPGAGTEIVLPTRFILPPGPREGIVINLAEYRLYYFPKGRNVVYTFPLGIGREGWGSPIAHTSIIAKTPNPTWTPPASIKAEHAADGDPLPNVVPAGPDNPLGPFKFTLGTPGYLIHGSNKKFGIGMRTSHGCFRMFNNNVLEMAGMVPVGTSVRIINDPYKLGLSGGKVYLEAHTPLDDNGNPSVVDKHTAVINAMLKREDITSNLRMNWDVVRDVVAAEDGLPVEIAVPSTSAPMVSSAPIDLQQ from the coding sequence ATGTTGCCGCGCTTGCCTGCCGTCGCCCGCTGCCTGTCTCTAGCCGCCCTGTGTATGGCCGGCCCCGTTGCAGCACTGGAGCTGCCTTTGCCACCGCCGGGTGAAGACATCATCGGCCAGGTGCAAGTCATCAAGGCCAAGTACGAAGACACCTTCGCCGACCTGGGCACCACCTATGACCTGGGCTACACCGAGATGGTCGCGGCCAACCCGGGCGTCGACCCCTGGTTGCCGGGCGCGGGCACCGAGATCGTGCTGCCGACCCGCTTCATCCTGCCGCCGGGGCCGCGCGAGGGGATCGTGATCAACCTGGCCGAGTACCGCCTCTACTACTTCCCCAAGGGCCGGAACGTGGTCTACACCTTCCCGCTGGGGATCGGCCGTGAAGGCTGGGGCTCGCCGATCGCCCACACCAGCATCATTGCCAAGACGCCTAACCCGACATGGACCCCGCCAGCCTCGATCAAGGCCGAGCACGCCGCCGATGGCGACCCGCTGCCGAATGTGGTGCCGGCCGGCCCGGATAACCCGCTGGGGCCTTTCAAGTTCACCCTGGGCACCCCGGGCTACCTGATCCATGGTTCGAACAAGAAATTCGGCATCGGCATGCGTACCAGCCACGGTTGCTTCCGGATGTTCAACAACAACGTCCTGGAAATGGCCGGCATGGTGCCGGTGGGCACGTCGGTGCGGATCATCAACGACCCCTACAAACTGGGCTTGAGCGGCGGCAAGGTTTACCTCGAAGCCCACACGCCGCTGGATGACAACGGCAACCCGTCGGTGGTGGACAAGCACACGGCGGTGATCAACGCGATGCTCAAGCGCGAAGACATCACCAGCAACCTGCGCATGAACTGGGATGTGGTGCGGGACGTGGTGGCGGCCGAAGATGGCCTGCCGGTGGAGATCGCCGTGCCGAGCACGTCGGCCCCGATGGTCTCGAGTGCACCGATCGACCTGCAGCAGTAA
- a CDS encoding phospho-2-dehydro-3-deoxyheptonate aldolase (catalyzes the formation of 3-deoxy-D-arabino-hept-2-ulosonate 7 phosphate from phosphoenolpyruvate and D-erythrose 4-phosphate, tyrosine sensitive) has product MADLPINDLNVASNETLITPDQLKRDIPLSDAALRTVTKGREVIRNILDGSDHRLFVVIGPCSIHDIKAAHEYAERLKVLAAEVSDTLYLVMRVYFEKPRTTVGWKGLINDPYLDDSFKIQDGLHIGRQLLLDLAEMGLPTATEALDPISPQYLQDLISWSAIGARTTESQTHREMASGLSSAVGFKNGTDGGLTVAINALQSVSSPHRFLGINQEGGVSIVTTKGNAYGHVVLRGGNGKPNYDSVSVALCEQALNKAKIKPNIMVDCSHANSNKDPALQPLVMENVANQILEGNQSIIGLMVESHLNWGCQAIPKDLADLQYGVSITDACIDWSATENTLRSMHAKLKDVLPKRQRG; this is encoded by the coding sequence ATGGCTGATTTACCGATCAATGACCTTAACGTCGCCTCCAACGAGACCCTCATCACGCCTGACCAGCTCAAGCGCGATATCCCCCTGAGCGACGCTGCCCTGCGCACCGTGACCAAGGGCCGGGAAGTCATCCGCAATATCCTCGACGGCAGCGACCATCGCCTGTTCGTGGTCATCGGGCCCTGCTCGATCCATGACATCAAGGCCGCCCACGAATACGCCGAGCGCCTGAAGGTCCTGGCGGCGGAAGTGTCCGACACCCTGTACCTGGTGATGCGGGTGTATTTCGAGAAGCCGCGTACCACCGTCGGCTGGAAAGGCCTGATCAACGACCCGTACCTGGACGACTCGTTCAAGATCCAGGACGGCCTGCACATCGGTCGTCAGTTGTTGCTGGACCTGGCTGAAATGGGTCTGCCCACCGCCACCGAAGCGCTGGACCCGATCTCGCCGCAATACCTGCAGGACCTGATCAGTTGGTCGGCCATCGGTGCGCGCACCACCGAATCCCAGACTCACCGCGAGATGGCGTCCGGCCTGTCCTCGGCGGTGGGCTTCAAGAACGGCACCGACGGTGGCCTCACCGTGGCCATCAACGCCTTGCAATCGGTTTCCAGCCCTCACCGCTTCCTGGGCATCAACCAGGAAGGCGGCGTGTCGATCGTCACCACCAAGGGCAACGCCTACGGTCACGTCGTGCTGCGCGGTGGTAACGGCAAGCCGAACTACGACTCGGTCAGTGTCGCGCTGTGTGAACAGGCGCTGAACAAGGCGAAGATCAAGCCGAACATCATGGTCGACTGCAGCCACGCCAACTCCAACAAGGACCCCGCCTTGCAACCGCTGGTGATGGAGAACGTGGCCAACCAGATCCTGGAAGGCAACCAGTCGATCATCGGCCTGATGGTCGAAAGCCATCTGAACTGGGGTTGCCAGGCGATCCCGAAAGACCTCGCCGACTTGCAGTACGGCGTCTCCATCACCGATGCCTGCATCGACTGGAGCGCGACCGAAAACACCCTGCGCAGCATGCACGCCAAACTCAAGGACGTGCTGCCCAAGCGTCAGCGCGGCTGA
- a CDS encoding ABC transporter, with amino-acid sequence MGSSILTATDLSKVVSSAEGELTILHELSLELNKGDSLAIVGASGSGKSTLLGLLAGLDLPSSGEVTLAGQALSALDEDQRARIRAEHVGFVFQSFQLLDSLNALENVMLPLELDGRKDARERAAELLQRVGLGQRLTHSPRQLSGGEQQRVAIARAFAAEPDVLFADEPTGNLDSHTGERISDLLFELNKERGTTLVLVTHDERLAHRCRRLIRLEAGQMVAPLEP; translated from the coding sequence ATGGGCTCAAGCATTCTCACCGCGACGGACCTTAGCAAAGTGGTCTCCAGCGCGGAAGGTGAACTGACCATCCTGCACGAACTCAGCCTGGAACTGAACAAAGGCGACAGCCTGGCGATCGTCGGCGCGTCCGGCTCCGGCAAATCCACCCTGCTGGGCCTGCTGGCCGGCCTCGACCTGCCCAGCAGCGGCGAGGTCACGCTCGCCGGCCAGGCCCTGAGCGCCCTTGATGAAGACCAGAGGGCGCGGATCCGCGCCGAGCACGTAGGCTTCGTCTTCCAGTCGTTCCAGTTGCTCGACAGCCTCAACGCCCTCGAAAACGTCATGCTGCCGCTGGAGCTGGACGGGCGCAAGGACGCCCGCGAACGCGCCGCCGAACTGCTGCAACGGGTCGGCCTGGGCCAGCGCCTGACCCACTCGCCCCGCCAGCTCTCCGGCGGCGAGCAGCAACGCGTGGCGATTGCCCGCGCCTTTGCCGCCGAACCCGATGTGCTGTTTGCCGACGAACCGACCGGCAACCTCGACAGCCACACCGGCGAGCGCATCAGCGACCTGCTGTTCGAACTGAACAAGGAACGCGGCACGACCCTGGTGCTGGTCACCCACGATGAACGCCTGGCCCATCGCTGCCGGCGCCTGATCCGACTTGAAGCCGGCCAGATGGTCGCGCCCCTGGAGCCTTGA
- a CDS encoding esterase has protein sequence MRVWFLSAGLALMCMVQNAAAGTVLIVGDSISAAFGLDTRQGWVSLLEQRLKAEGFDDKVVNASISGDTSAGGQARLPALLAAHKPDLVVLELGGNDGLRGQPPTQLQQNLAAMIDSARASGAKVLLLGMQLPPNYGRRYTDAFAQVYSTLAEEKKVPLVPFFLKDVGGVPGMMQGDGLHPSVAAQGKLLENVWPTLKPLL, from the coding sequence ATGCGTGTGTGGTTTTTGAGTGCCGGCCTGGCCTTGATGTGCATGGTCCAGAACGCAGCGGCGGGTACAGTCCTGATCGTTGGCGATAGTATCAGCGCGGCTTTCGGCCTGGATACCCGGCAGGGCTGGGTGTCGTTGCTTGAACAACGGCTCAAGGCCGAGGGTTTTGACGACAAAGTGGTCAATGCGTCGATCAGTGGCGACACCAGCGCGGGAGGCCAGGCGCGGCTGCCGGCGCTGCTTGCAGCCCATAAACCGGACCTGGTGGTCCTGGAACTGGGAGGCAACGATGGCTTGCGCGGACAACCGCCAACACAATTGCAACAAAACCTTGCAGCGATGATCGACAGCGCCCGTGCCAGCGGTGCCAAGGTCCTGCTGCTGGGCATGCAACTGCCGCCCAACTATGGGCGGCGGTACACCGATGCGTTTGCCCAGGTCTACAGCACCCTGGCCGAGGAGAAGAAAGTCCCCCTCGTGCCGTTTTTCCTCAAGGACGTCGGCGGTGTTCCGGGGATGATGCAGGGCGACGGATTGCACCCGTCCGTCGCCGCCCAGGGCAAGTTGCTGGAAAATGTCTGGCCGACGCTGAAACCGCTGCTTTGA
- a CDS encoding acetyltransferase: MSEALSIHHDQAGHQFETTVDGHRAYLTYMDLGKQTLDIYRTFVPNALRGRGIAAALTEKALQYAEEMGYTVIPSCSYVERYMERHQRHAAKL, from the coding sequence ATGAGCGAGGCGTTGTCCATCCACCATGACCAGGCTGGTCATCAATTCGAGACCACCGTGGACGGTCATCGTGCCTATCTGACCTATATGGACCTGGGCAAGCAGACCCTGGACATCTATCGCACCTTCGTGCCCAACGCCCTGCGCGGCCGGGGCATTGCGGCGGCGCTGACCGAAAAGGCGCTGCAGTACGCCGAAGAGATGGGCTACACGGTGATCCCGTCCTGCTCCTACGTGGAGCGCTACATGGAGCGTCACCAGCGGCACGCGGCGAAGCTTTGA
- a CDS encoding ABC transporter permease, protein MARLPLLRLFSLAVRQLLRDARAGELRVLFFALLVAVAASTAIGYFGARLNGAMMLRATEFLGADLLLEGSSPARAEQIRSGTELGLEHARVVEFSSVVATDNGIQLSSVKAADDLYPLRGELKSAAAPFAPEETGGRPSPGEAWVESRLLTALDLKIGDSIDIGNKTLRLSRVLTYEPDRAGNFYSLTPRVMINLKDLDATGVVQPGSRVSYRDLWRGPAPALQTYRDLVKPGLEPNQRLQDARDGNRQIGGALGKAERYLNMASLVAVLLSGVAVALSANRFATRRFDASALLRCLGLSRRETMVLFSLQLAVLGLLASISGALLGWIAQLGLFALLHDLLPTAVPPGGVLPAIAGIGTGLVALAGFALPPLAALGRVPPLRVLRRDMLPIPSSTWVVYGAALGALGLIMWRLSLDLVLTFALLGGGVVAALVLGGLLLLLLQSLRRLLARAALPWRLGLGQLLRHPLAAAGQALAFGLILLSMALIALLRGELLDTWQNQLPKNAPNYFALNILPDDKQAFTDKLVALSAQSAPLYPVVPGRLISINGEPASEFVTKDSAGDRALQRDLSLTWAADLPAGNVVTAGTWWPQQPPDDIPGVSVEGKVADNLKIKLGDRLVFSVGGVNREAKVTSLREINWDNFQPNFFMIFQPGTLKDLPATYLTSFYLAAGHDQQIVDLSRAFPAVTILQVEALLEQLRSILAQVTLAVEYVLLFVLAAGMAVLFSGLQATLDERIRQGALLRALGAERPLLVKARRIEFGLLGAVSGLLAALGSELVSLVLYRYAFDLPWHPHPWLLLLPLVGALLIGGAGVFGTRRALNASPLTVLREG, encoded by the coding sequence ATGGCACGCTTGCCGCTGTTGCGCCTGTTCAGTCTTGCTGTTCGTCAATTGCTGCGCGACGCCCGCGCCGGCGAGTTGCGGGTGTTGTTCTTCGCCCTGCTGGTGGCGGTGGCGGCGAGTACCGCCATCGGCTACTTCGGTGCCCGCCTCAACGGCGCGATGATGTTGCGTGCCACCGAGTTCCTCGGCGCCGACCTGCTGCTCGAAGGCAGCTCGCCGGCCCGCGCGGAACAGATCCGCAGCGGCACCGAACTGGGCCTGGAACATGCCCGGGTGGTGGAGTTCTCCAGCGTCGTCGCCACTGACAATGGCATCCAGTTATCCAGCGTCAAGGCTGCCGATGACCTCTACCCATTGCGCGGCGAGCTGAAGAGCGCCGCCGCGCCGTTCGCGCCGGAAGAAACCGGCGGGCGTCCGAGCCCGGGCGAAGCCTGGGTCGAGTCCCGGCTACTGACGGCCCTGGACCTGAAGATCGGCGACAGCATCGACATCGGCAACAAGACCCTGCGCCTGAGCCGGGTCCTGACCTATGAACCCGATCGCGCCGGGAATTTCTATAGCCTCACGCCGCGGGTCATGATCAACCTCAAGGACCTGGACGCCACCGGCGTGGTGCAACCCGGCAGCCGTGTCAGCTATCGCGACCTGTGGCGCGGCCCGGCGCCGGCGCTGCAAACCTATCGCGACCTGGTCAAGCCAGGCCTTGAGCCTAACCAGCGCCTGCAGGATGCCCGCGACGGCAACCGGCAGATCGGTGGAGCCCTGGGCAAGGCCGAGCGCTACTTGAACATGGCCAGCCTGGTGGCGGTGCTGTTATCCGGCGTCGCGGTCGCGCTGTCGGCCAACCGTTTTGCCACCCGCCGTTTCGATGCCAGCGCCCTGCTGCGCTGCCTGGGTTTGTCACGCCGGGAAACCATGGTGCTGTTCAGCCTGCAATTGGCAGTGCTCGGCCTCCTGGCCAGCATCAGCGGCGCCCTACTCGGCTGGATCGCCCAATTGGGCCTGTTCGCGCTGCTGCATGACCTCTTGCCCACGGCGGTTCCGCCAGGGGGCGTGCTGCCGGCAATCGCCGGGATCGGCACCGGCCTGGTGGCCCTGGCGGGGTTTGCCCTGCCACCGTTGGCCGCGCTGGGCCGGGTGCCGCCGCTGCGCGTGCTGCGCCGGGACATGCTGCCGATCCCGTCCAGCACCTGGGTGGTCTATGGCGCCGCATTGGGCGCCCTGGGCCTGATCATGTGGCGCCTGAGCCTGGACCTGGTCCTCACGTTCGCCCTGCTCGGTGGCGGCGTCGTCGCGGCGCTGGTACTCGGTGGGCTGTTGCTATTGCTGCTCCAGAGCCTGCGTCGCCTGCTGGCCCGCGCCGCCCTGCCCTGGCGGCTCGGCCTCGGCCAACTGCTGCGCCATCCCCTGGCGGCGGCCGGCCAGGCCCTGGCATTTGGCTTGATCCTGTTGTCCATGGCGCTGATTGCGCTGTTGCGCGGCGAGCTGCTGGACACCTGGCAAAACCAGTTGCCGAAGAACGCGCCCAATTATTTCGCCCTGAACATCCTGCCCGACGACAAGCAGGCCTTCACCGACAAGCTGGTGGCGCTGTCGGCACAATCGGCGCCACTCTACCCCGTGGTGCCGGGGCGTCTGATCAGTATCAATGGCGAGCCGGCCAGCGAGTTCGTCACCAAGGACTCCGCCGGTGACCGGGCCCTGCAGCGCGACTTGAGCCTGACCTGGGCCGCGGACCTGCCGGCGGGCAACGTCGTCACGGCCGGCACCTGGTGGCCGCAACAACCACCAGACGATATCCCGGGGGTTTCGGTGGAAGGCAAAGTCGCCGACAACCTCAAGATAAAGCTCGGTGATCGCCTGGTCTTCAGCGTGGGCGGCGTCAACCGCGAAGCGAAGGTCACCAGCCTGCGGGAAATCAACTGGGACAACTTCCAGCCCAACTTCTTCATGATCTTCCAGCCCGGAACGCTGAAGGACCTGCCGGCCACCTACCTCACCAGCTTCTATCTGGCGGCGGGCCACGACCAGCAGATCGTCGACCTGTCCCGGGCCTTCCCGGCGGTGACGATCCTGCAAGTCGAGGCGCTGCTCGAACAGCTGCGCAGCATCCTGGCCCAGGTCACCCTGGCCGTGGAATATGTGCTGCTGTTCGTCCTGGCGGCAGGCATGGCCGTGCTGTTCTCCGGCCTGCAGGCGACCCTCGATGAGCGGATTCGCCAGGGTGCGCTGTTGCGGGCCCTGGGTGCCGAACGACCATTGCTGGTCAAGGCCCGACGCATCGAATTCGGCCTGCTGGGCGCGGTCAGCGGCTTGCTCGCGGCCCTGGGCTCGGAGCTGGTGAGCCTGGTGCTCTACCGCTACGCGTTCGACCTGCCATGGCATCCGCATCCGTGGCTGCTGTTGTTGCCGTTGGTGGGCGCTTTGTTGATCGGCGGCGCCGGGGTGTTCGGCACCCGACGAGCGCTCAATGCCAGCCCGCTGACAGTGTTGCGCGAGGGTTGA